A stretch of the Erpetoichthys calabaricus chromosome 3, fErpCal1.3, whole genome shotgun sequence genome encodes the following:
- the LOC114648697 gene encoding LOW QUALITY PROTEIN: probable ribonuclease ZC3H12B (The sequence of the model RefSeq protein was modified relative to this genomic sequence to represent the inferred CDS: deleted 1 base in 1 codon): MDKDQNKIDRFLKLGYNEADIIRVLENLHHDALTNDILEELIKTGRRSEAESDKPRSYSPQLVPRGCSPPQSLTPKYAVDEWDADTYSSLRPIVIDGSNVAMSHGDKQVFSCRGIQLAVQWFWNRGHREITVFVPSWRKEQHRPETPITDQNILHLLEKRKILVYTLHSRRVNGKRVVCYDDRYIVKLAYDSDGIIVSNDNYRDLQSEKPDWKKFIEERLLMYSFVNDKLSHQMNPLGRKGPSIEDFLRKTPKLPENKWRHCPYGKYLGFYKCLWYYSDLFTICKISQYLELSGGGIMSYPVDFYSHWSFM; the protein is encoded by the exons ATGGACAAGGATCAGAACAAAATTGATCGCTTTCTTAAGCTGGGCTACAATGAGGCTGACATTATCAGAGTCCTGGAGAACCTGCACCACGATGCCTTGACCAATGACATCTTAGAGGAACTGATTAAGACAGGGCGCAGGTCAGAGGCAGAGTCTGACAAACCAAGAAGCTACAGTCCACAGCTGGTGCCTCGTGGCTGCTCTCCTCCTCAGTCACTGACGCCAAAGTATGCAGTGGACGAGTGGGATGCTGATACCTACAGCAGTTTGAGGCCCATTGTTATCGATGGAAGCAATGTTGCAATGAG TCATGGTGACAAGCAGGTATTTTCCTGCCGTGGTATCCAGCTAGCAGTGCAATGGTTTTGGAATAGAGGACATCGAGAG ATCACTGTCTTTGTCCCATCATGGCGAAAGGAGCAACACAGACCTGAAACCCCAATAACAG ATCAAAATATTCTCCacctcttagaaaaaagaaagatcCTTGTCTACACACTCCACTCCCGTCGTGTGAATGGAAAAAGAGTGGTGTGCTATGATGATCGCTACATTGTAAAACTGGCTTATGATTCGGATGGCATCATTGTCTCGAATGACAACTATCGTGATCTGCAAAGTGAGAAGCCAGACTGGAAAAAATTCATTGAAGAAAGGCTCCTCATGTACTCTTTTGTTAATGATAA GTTAAGCCACCAGATGAATCCGTTGGGACGGAAAGGGCCAAGTATTGAAGACTTTCTCAGGAAAACCCCTAAACTTCCGGAAAATAAATGGCGGCACTGTCCTTATGGTAAGTATCTGGGTTTTTACAAGTGTCTTTGGTATTATTCCGACCTATTTACAATCTGCAAGATCTCACAATATCTGGAATTATCAGGTGGAGGCATAATGAGCTATCCTGTTGACTTTTATTCCCACTGGTCATTCATGTAG